A region of Burkholderiales bacterium JOSHI_001 DNA encodes the following proteins:
- a CDS encoding anti-anti-sigma regulatory factor (antagonist of anti-sigma factor) (PFAM: STAS domain~TIGRFAM: anti-anti-sigma factor), whose amino-acid sequence MSETTPVLALDSDLTIHHAAELKDRLLAALAAGTRCLDLRDVGECDSAGVQLLLAARRSAQQQGHTLSLAPVSEPVREVLQRYGLLHVLGAAA is encoded by the coding sequence ATGAGCGAAACCACCCCCGTGCTGGCGCTGGATAGCGACCTCACCATCCACCACGCGGCCGAGCTGAAGGACCGCCTGCTCGCCGCCCTGGCCGCGGGCACGCGCTGCCTGGACCTGCGTGACGTGGGCGAATGCGACAGCGCGGGCGTGCAGTTGCTGCTGGCCGCGCGCCGAAGTGCGCAGCAGCAGGGACACACCCTGAGCCTGGCCCCCGTGAGCGAACCGGTGCGCGAAGTGCTGCAGCGCTACGGCTTGCTTCACGTGTTGGGTGCGGCGGCCTGA
- a CDS encoding response regulator with CheY-like receiver, AAA-type ATPase, and DNA-binding domains (PFAM: Response regulator receiver domain), with amino-acid sequence MKATILVVDDSASLRSVVRLMLERAGYRVAEAIDGRDALRKVADLRPALVLCDVNMPGLDGLGLVRQIKSQPAYRAIPVLMLTTSTDKAQKAEAAVAGAQAWITKPVQPEVLLGAVARLMPQATTEQENA; translated from the coding sequence ATGAAAGCAACCATCCTGGTGGTGGACGACTCCGCCAGCCTGCGCAGCGTGGTGCGGCTGATGCTGGAGCGCGCCGGCTACCGCGTGGCCGAGGCCATCGACGGCCGCGACGCGCTGCGCAAGGTGGCCGACCTGCGGCCCGCCCTGGTGCTGTGCGACGTGAACATGCCCGGCCTGGACGGTCTGGGCCTGGTGCGGCAGATCAAGTCCCAGCCCGCGTACCGCGCCATTCCGGTGCTGATGCTCACCACGTCCACCGACAAGGCCCAGAAGGCCGAGGCCGCGGTGGCCGGTGCGCAGGCCTGGATCACCAAGCCGGTGCAGCCCGAGGTGCTGCTGGGCGCGGTGGCCCGGCTGATGCCACAGGCCACGACCGAGCAGGAGAACGCATGA
- a CDS encoding response regulator with CheY-like receiver, AAA-type ATPase, and DNA-binding domains (PFAM: Response regulator receiver domain) — translation MSKSIMVVDDSGSFRTVVKLALQKAGYEVVEAVDGKDASDKLDGRKLNLIVCDVNMPNMDGLTFLKHVKTTAAYKFTPVIMLTTESQEAKKAEGRAAGARAWITKPFQPSQLVDAVNRLCA, via the coding sequence ATGAGCAAATCCATCATGGTGGTTGACGATTCGGGCAGCTTTCGCACCGTCGTGAAGCTGGCCTTGCAGAAGGCCGGCTACGAGGTGGTGGAGGCCGTGGACGGCAAGGACGCCAGCGACAAGCTGGACGGCCGCAAGCTGAACCTCATCGTGTGCGACGTGAACATGCCCAACATGGACGGGCTCACGTTCCTGAAGCACGTGAAGACGACCGCGGCCTACAAATTCACCCCGGTGATCATGCTCACCACCGAGAGCCAGGAAGCCAAGAAGGCCGAGGGCCGGGCCGCCGGTGCGCGGGCCTGGATCACCAAGCCCTTCCAGCCGTCACAGCTGGTGGACGCCGTCAACCGCCTGTGCGCCTGA
- a CDS encoding methyl-accepting chemotaxis protein (PFAM: Methyl-accepting chemotaxis protein (MCP) signaling domain), translating into MADQQDSAMRSTRKPAPWLAPAVAAAAGLLGALLSSYTPWAGPVVAIAAALGLVLAARRGPSGTAGDQNELLEEGGTPRSLERQVLPVWKRNVEAARSHSDASMGVLLERFASVSAQLDVALSNSSGASLDLGTTDELLQRHQPEVQRLLGTTLAAVASRDEVLAIARGLNSELEELMRLAREVQTIGRATHLLALNASVEATRAGVNGSGFAVVAQEVRALAGQSRQAGTRISQRVSKLKEQVDQALAQARRHDTDPDELALQADENARAVVRSLVGSVAEVSRSSRTLREAGRQIQNDIDDILVSLQSQDRLSQMLTSVTDDMGRLEAVLSGEQDPAALSAVQWLERLDASYTMEEMRSSHHDTVSIERNAAVEFF; encoded by the coding sequence ATGGCCGACCAACAAGATTCCGCAATGCGCAGCACGCGAAAGCCGGCGCCCTGGCTGGCCCCGGCCGTGGCCGCAGCGGCCGGCCTGCTGGGCGCCCTGCTGAGCAGCTACACCCCCTGGGCCGGGCCCGTGGTGGCCATCGCCGCCGCCCTGGGCCTGGTGCTGGCGGCGCGCCGTGGCCCGTCCGGCACCGCCGGCGACCAGAACGAACTGCTGGAAGAAGGCGGCACGCCGCGCAGCCTGGAACGCCAGGTCCTGCCGGTGTGGAAGCGAAATGTCGAAGCCGCCCGCAGCCATTCCGACGCCAGCATGGGCGTCTTGCTGGAGCGCTTTGCCAGCGTGTCGGCCCAATTGGACGTGGCGCTGTCCAACAGCAGCGGGGCGTCGCTGGACCTGGGCACCACCGACGAATTGCTGCAGCGCCACCAGCCCGAAGTGCAGCGCCTGCTGGGTACCACGCTGGCGGCGGTGGCGTCGCGTGACGAGGTGCTGGCCATCGCGCGTGGCCTGAACAGCGAGCTGGAAGAACTGATGCGCCTGGCGCGCGAAGTGCAGACCATCGGCCGCGCCACCCACCTGTTGGCGCTGAACGCCTCGGTGGAAGCCACACGGGCCGGGGTGAATGGCAGCGGCTTCGCGGTGGTGGCGCAGGAAGTGCGCGCCCTGGCCGGCCAGAGCCGCCAGGCCGGCACCCGCATTTCACAGCGCGTGAGCAAGTTGAAGGAACAGGTGGACCAGGCCCTGGCCCAGGCCCGCCGCCATGACACCGACCCCGATGAGCTGGCCCTGCAGGCCGACGAGAACGCCCGCGCCGTGGTGCGTTCCCTGGTGGGCAGCGTGGCCGAGGTGAGCCGCAGCTCGCGCACCCTGCGCGAAGCCGGCCGCCAGATCCAGAACGACATCGACGACATCCTGGTCAGCCTGCAGTCGCAGGACCGCCTGAGCCAGATGCTGACCTCGGTGACCGACGACATGGGCCGGCTGGAAGCCGTGCTCAGTGGTGAGCAGGACCCGGCCGCGTTATCGGCCGTGCAGTGGCTGGAGCGGCTGGACGCCAGCTACACGATGGAAGAAATGCGTTCCAGCCACCACGACACCGTATCCATCGAACGCAACGCTGCGGTGGAGTTCTTTTGA
- a CDS encoding methyl-accepting chemotaxis protein (PFAM: Methyl-accepting chemotaxis protein (MCP) signaling domain), which produces MVMIPGLARRLAPQAQRVALARLLSGWRALTAHHGLWGPGVRLLRNMNLRGKATLVFLCILVPLVAALYDTVRTRKNTLSTVVASQGSLAQARALSALQLATPPLVHAMRRTPAGSEARQRAEQEEAKRFDALAALVAEARDDEPLLGSQFDQTARSRRSVLQQLAAQGDPLPALDAYDLETQALRSAIERAWLTTLGQSTADDYLNKSLRVVFALNLPDLLPTVLKLGTRSDRALRGEQPTQQAMAMLGMLGEARARLRQVAPALEGLRSAGVLDNERIDQQMRQLNQLLDSSELVARRVLTPAAPGAEAAAMDPRAEREALAATAQAAALALTEMQFAGTQVLSERMEAVRVATRARTLFEGGALLTCLLLCGYMLVCTFKVVAGGLQALCAQVDELGRGNLSIRPRGRGQDEVGQALTTLGEAVARMSSLFEAVTQGVSAVSHASREVANGNAGLSNRTGDVRGAIHNVAERAQSFSDAMDGCAHEVEQAAEHVRTMGGDAQRSRKAMAGLRDRMRALQGKSREIGRVVELMESVAYQTKLLSLNASVEAARAGPAGKGFAVVAQEVRALAQRSEDAARTIHQIISSSISEIEEGGLMTDRASEAVGRTDELIQTVNRIMADIVRLTRDGMTQSQEVLGITRQVEESVGGNARLVDQLSQASGALRTQGDNLKRSVQHFVLG; this is translated from the coding sequence ATGGTCATGATTCCTGGTTTGGCACGTCGGCTCGCGCCGCAGGCCCAGCGCGTGGCGCTGGCGCGCCTGCTGTCCGGCTGGCGCGCCCTGACCGCCCACCATGGCCTGTGGGGCCCCGGGGTGCGCCTGTTGCGAAACATGAACCTGCGCGGCAAGGCCACGCTGGTGTTCCTGTGCATCCTGGTCCCGCTGGTGGCGGCGCTGTACGACACGGTTCGCACCCGCAAGAACACGCTGTCCACGGTGGTGGCATCGCAGGGCAGCCTGGCCCAGGCCCGGGCCTTGTCCGCCCTGCAACTGGCCACGCCGCCGCTGGTGCATGCCATGCGCCGCACACCGGCCGGGTCCGAGGCGCGCCAGCGTGCCGAGCAGGAGGAAGCCAAGCGCTTTGATGCCCTGGCCGCGCTGGTGGCGGAGGCGCGGGACGATGAACCGCTGCTGGGCAGCCAGTTCGACCAGACCGCCCGGTCACGCCGGAGCGTGCTGCAGCAACTGGCCGCCCAGGGTGACCCGCTGCCGGCGCTGGATGCCTACGACCTGGAAACGCAGGCCCTGCGCAGCGCCATCGAACGGGCCTGGCTCACCACCTTGGGCCAGTCCACGGCCGACGACTACCTGAACAAGTCATTGCGGGTGGTGTTCGCACTGAACCTGCCGGACCTGCTGCCCACGGTGCTGAAACTGGGCACGCGCAGCGACCGGGCGCTGCGCGGTGAGCAGCCGACCCAGCAGGCCATGGCCATGCTGGGCATGCTGGGCGAGGCCCGCGCGCGGCTGCGACAGGTGGCCCCGGCGCTGGAAGGCCTGCGCAGCGCAGGGGTGCTGGACAACGAACGCATTGACCAGCAGATGCGCCAGCTGAACCAGTTGTTGGACAGCAGCGAACTGGTGGCCCGGCGCGTGCTGACCCCCGCCGCGCCGGGCGCCGAAGCCGCTGCCATGGACCCACGTGCCGAGCGCGAGGCCCTGGCCGCGACGGCCCAGGCCGCGGCCCTGGCCCTGACCGAGATGCAGTTCGCGGGCACCCAGGTGCTGAGCGAACGGATGGAAGCGGTGCGCGTGGCCACCCGGGCGCGCACGTTGTTCGAAGGCGGCGCGCTGCTCACCTGCCTGCTGCTGTGTGGCTACATGCTGGTGTGCACCTTCAAGGTGGTGGCCGGCGGCCTGCAGGCCCTGTGCGCCCAGGTGGACGAACTGGGCCGCGGCAACCTCAGCATCCGCCCGCGCGGGCGCGGGCAGGACGAAGTGGGGCAGGCGCTCACCACGCTGGGGGAAGCGGTGGCGCGCATGTCATCCCTGTTTGAAGCGGTGACGCAGGGCGTTTCCGCGGTGTCGCACGCGTCGCGTGAAGTGGCCAACGGCAACGCCGGCCTGTCCAACCGCACCGGTGACGTGCGCGGCGCCATCCACAACGTGGCCGAACGCGCGCAGAGCTTTTCCGACGCCATGGACGGCTGCGCCCATGAAGTGGAGCAGGCCGCCGAGCATGTGCGCACCATGGGCGGCGACGCCCAGCGCAGCCGCAAGGCCATGGCGGGCTTGCGGGATCGCATGCGCGCGCTGCAGGGCAAGAGCCGCGAGATCGGCCGCGTGGTGGAGCTGATGGAGTCGGTGGCCTACCAGACCAAGCTGCTCTCCTTGAACGCCAGCGTGGAAGCCGCGCGCGCCGGCCCGGCCGGCAAGGGCTTCGCGGTGGTGGCGCAGGAAGTGCGAGCCCTGGCCCAGCGCAGCGAGGACGCGGCGCGCACCATCCACCAGATCATCAGCAGTTCCATCAGCGAAATCGAAGAAGGCGGCCTGATGACCGACCGCGCCAGTGAAGCGGTGGGCCGCACCGACGAGCTGATCCAGACCGTCAACCGCATCATGGCCGACATCGTGCGCCTGACCCGCGACGGCATGACCCAGTCGCAGGAAGTGCTGGGCATCACCCGCCAAGTGGAAGAATCGGTGGGTGGCAACGCGCGGCTGGTGGACCAGCTGTCCCAGGCCTCGGGGGCGCTGCGCACCCAGGGCGACAACCTCAAACGTTCGGTGCAGCACTTCGTGCTGGGCTGA
- a CDS encoding methyl-accepting chemotaxis protein (PFAM: HAMP domain; Methyl-accepting chemotaxis protein (MCP) signaling domain): MRVSIQDLKRALLVPGLRLMGRLRVPVKLGLVIVALVVPMLLLVLALAWQAHAGLAELNDKRHALPLVQQLQRVQRQLAEIQLRAAPEAGQAVAPSPHTLREDLALLDDLVAQRMGLVDPRQWPLLRQQVQGLVAAAAPAPPATVEGVHERLLKLQLRVGDRSGLLLDNDRLSYLMANLVSEHVSQGLRDLARLRGYLAHVALPGDSPGTNQAEILSHSDALRDRVQAISGRIDELVQAGGHAPASWARLRQDADRLADLCMLVQRDPSDPTPMQVAPPLGKSVEAALAGLGEDLMAALGQRLAQRQANKVWTLAWESALALLGLAAGAYFACTFYYSFAASLRAVTEGVHALTQGDLSRRFRILGSDELAQVTNDLEGMASRLSSLVAEIRSSAVRVDQSGDAVAADGQALALRNQEQGTHLRSTVQSITALDGVLQAQGNTATTAHRISVDLKQQAESSRDAVGQAVGSVQALQACVQRVSEINAVIDDVAFQTNLLALNASVEAARAGVAGKGFAVVAQEVRQLAGRCTEAAAQVRALVDQSLEQATLSMATIDDAQAALRGVGSGLEQLGDRLGGLVEGGAEPARLIGNARDGVQGLEHLARDNGAMVRQAAVASQALAAQAKALRQSVASTRLRQGSADEARALLERALEHIARVGWTQAASDFNDPAGGFVDRDMYIYAFDGDDRYLVDGSRPARVGHRMVDVVQLGGDSIEAFLDGCHRAAAAGGGWVDYDFPPLDGSDRPVRKCGYVAPLDDGFIGCSVHRAGVEDFVPAPSAANRDALADDTPASPAEDPTHVADTAPVLEPA, encoded by the coding sequence ATGCGTGTCTCCATTCAAGATCTCAAGCGGGCGCTGCTGGTGCCCGGTCTGCGGCTGATGGGCCGCTTGCGGGTGCCGGTGAAGCTGGGCCTGGTGATCGTGGCCCTGGTGGTGCCCATGCTGCTGCTGGTGTTGGCGCTGGCCTGGCAGGCCCATGCCGGCCTGGCCGAGCTGAACGACAAGCGCCATGCCCTGCCGCTGGTGCAGCAACTGCAGCGCGTGCAGCGCCAGCTGGCCGAAATTCAGTTGCGGGCCGCGCCGGAGGCCGGGCAGGCCGTGGCCCCTTCCCCACACACGCTGCGCGAAGATCTGGCGCTGCTGGACGACCTGGTGGCCCAGCGCATGGGCTTGGTGGACCCGCGCCAGTGGCCGCTGCTGCGGCAGCAGGTGCAAGGTCTGGTGGCGGCCGCAGCCCCGGCCCCGCCGGCCACTGTCGAAGGCGTGCACGAGCGCCTGCTGAAGCTGCAATTGCGGGTGGGCGACCGCTCCGGCTTGCTGCTGGACAACGACCGCCTGTCCTACCTGATGGCCAACCTGGTCAGCGAACACGTCAGTCAGGGCCTGCGCGACCTGGCCCGGCTGCGCGGCTACCTGGCGCATGTGGCGCTGCCGGGCGATTCGCCGGGGACCAACCAGGCCGAGATCCTGTCCCACAGTGATGCACTGCGCGACCGCGTACAGGCGATCTCGGGCCGCATCGACGAACTGGTGCAAGCCGGCGGCCACGCCCCGGCCAGCTGGGCCCGGCTTCGCCAGGACGCCGACCGCCTGGCCGACCTGTGCATGCTGGTGCAGCGCGACCCCAGCGATCCCACGCCCATGCAGGTGGCGCCCCCCTTGGGCAAGTCGGTGGAAGCGGCCCTGGCGGGCCTGGGCGAAGACCTGATGGCGGCGCTGGGCCAACGCCTGGCGCAGCGACAGGCGAACAAGGTCTGGACCCTGGCCTGGGAATCCGCCCTGGCGCTGCTGGGCCTGGCCGCCGGCGCCTATTTCGCCTGCACGTTCTACTACAGCTTTGCGGCGTCGCTGCGGGCGGTGACCGAGGGGGTGCACGCCCTCACGCAGGGCGACTTGTCGCGGCGCTTTCGCATCCTGGGTTCGGACGAGCTGGCCCAGGTGACGAATGACCTGGAAGGCATGGCCTCCAGGCTGTCGTCGCTGGTGGCCGAGATCCGCAGCAGCGCGGTGCGGGTGGACCAGTCCGGCGACGCCGTGGCGGCCGACGGCCAGGCCCTGGCGCTGCGCAACCAGGAGCAGGGCACGCACCTGCGCAGCACGGTGCAGTCCATCACCGCGCTGGACGGGGTGCTGCAGGCGCAGGGCAACACCGCCACCACCGCCCACCGCATCAGTGTGGACCTGAAGCAGCAGGCCGAGTCCAGCCGTGACGCCGTGGGCCAGGCGGTGGGTTCGGTGCAGGCGCTGCAGGCCTGCGTGCAGCGTGTCTCAGAAATCAATGCGGTCATTGACGACGTGGCCTTCCAGACCAACCTGCTGGCGCTGAACGCCAGCGTGGAAGCGGCCCGGGCCGGCGTGGCCGGCAAGGGCTTTGCCGTGGTGGCGCAGGAGGTGCGCCAGTTGGCCGGGCGCTGCACCGAGGCCGCGGCCCAGGTGCGCGCGCTGGTGGACCAGAGCCTGGAGCAGGCCACGCTGTCCATGGCCACCATCGACGACGCCCAGGCCGCGCTGCGCGGCGTGGGCTCGGGCCTGGAACAACTGGGCGACCGCCTGGGCGGCCTGGTGGAAGGGGGCGCCGAGCCGGCACGCCTGATCGGCAATGCGCGCGACGGCGTGCAGGGGCTGGAACATCTGGCGCGCGACAACGGCGCCATGGTGCGGCAGGCGGCCGTGGCGTCACAGGCGCTGGCGGCGCAGGCCAAGGCGCTGCGTCAGTCGGTGGCCAGCACGCGATTGCGCCAGGGCAGCGCCGACGAAGCGCGCGCGCTGCTGGAGCGGGCACTGGAACACATCGCCCGTGTGGGCTGGACCCAGGCCGCCAGCGACTTCAACGACCCTGCGGGCGGCTTCGTCGATCGCGACATGTACATCTACGCCTTCGACGGCGACGACCGCTACCTGGTGGACGGCTCGCGCCCGGCGCGCGTGGGCCATCGCATGGTGGACGTGGTGCAACTGGGTGGCGACAGCATCGAAGCCTTCCTCGATGGCTGCCACCGCGCGGCGGCGGCCGGCGGCGGCTGGGTGGACTACGACTTCCCGCCGCTGGACGGCAGCGACCGGCCGGTGCGCAAGTGCGGCTATGTGGCGCCGCTGGACGATGGTTTCATCGGTTGCAGCGTGCACCGCGCCGGCGTGGAGGACTTTGTGCCGGCTCCCTCGGCGGCCAACCGCGACGCCCTGGCCGACGACACCCCGGCGTCCCCGGCCGAAGACCCCACGCACGTGGCGGACACCGCCCCGGTGCTGGAACCGGCCTGA
- a CDS encoding RND family efflux transporter, MFP subunit (PFAM: HlyD family secretion protein~TIGRFAM: RND family efflux transporter, MFP subunit) — protein MRGRGWLLGGVVLVLAGLGLAAWRGKWPAVGPVPPAQAAASAVPTLEFSPHEVVQPTLTRLARRVAFSGPLVAPDTAVVRAKAAGVLQELSFQEGSAVRAGQVLARVDPAELSSRVAEREAALAAARAAQAQAEKTQASNERLASQGFISPVALDNGRAALDSARAQTDQARAALQTARVGLRETSVLAPIAGVVAKRHVLPGEKVAAEQPVATLVNLARLELQGSVGTHEVAALAPGQPVQVQVEGVDKPLAGTLARIAPAAEAGTRSIGVVVALANPGLTLRAGQYALARVDLADDTPRLTLPLAALAGATGPAGDPQVWVLAGGQLARRAVSVGRRDESAGRVEVLSGVGAADQVLAARFENLREGAKAVLLATPQATASASAPALR, from the coding sequence ATGCGAGGTCGCGGTTGGCTGCTGGGTGGGGTGGTGCTGGTCCTGGCCGGCCTGGGCTTGGCGGCCTGGCGAGGCAAGTGGCCCGCGGTGGGCCCGGTGCCGCCGGCCCAGGCCGCCGCGTCGGCCGTGCCCACGCTGGAATTCAGCCCCCATGAAGTGGTGCAGCCCACACTGACACGCCTGGCGCGCCGGGTGGCGTTTTCCGGCCCGCTGGTGGCGCCCGACACCGCGGTGGTGCGGGCCAAGGCCGCCGGGGTGCTGCAGGAATTGAGCTTCCAGGAAGGAAGCGCCGTGCGCGCCGGCCAGGTGCTGGCCCGGGTGGACCCGGCCGAGTTGTCCAGCCGCGTGGCCGAGCGCGAAGCCGCGCTGGCCGCCGCCCGGGCGGCCCAGGCCCAGGCCGAGAAAACCCAGGCCAGCAACGAGCGCCTGGCCAGCCAGGGCTTCATCTCGCCGGTGGCGCTGGACAACGGCCGCGCCGCCCTGGACAGCGCCCGGGCCCAGACCGACCAGGCGCGTGCCGCGCTGCAGACCGCCCGCGTGGGCCTGCGCGAAACCAGCGTGCTGGCGCCGATTGCCGGCGTGGTGGCCAAGCGCCACGTGCTGCCGGGTGAGAAGGTGGCGGCCGAACAGCCCGTGGCCACGCTGGTGAACCTGGCGCGGCTGGAACTGCAGGGCAGCGTGGGCACCCATGAAGTGGCGGCCTTGGCGCCCGGCCAGCCGGTGCAGGTGCAGGTGGAAGGCGTGGACAAGCCGCTGGCCGGCACGCTGGCGCGCATTGCCCCGGCCGCCGAAGCCGGCACGCGCAGCATCGGCGTGGTGGTGGCCCTGGCCAACCCGGGGCTCACCCTGCGCGCCGGCCAGTACGCGCTGGCGCGCGTGGACCTGGCCGACGACACGCCGCGCCTGACGCTGCCGCTGGCCGCCTTGGCGGGCGCCACGGGCCCGGCGGGCGACCCCCAGGTCTGGGTGCTGGCCGGGGGCCAGCTGGCCCGCCGCGCGGTGTCGGTCGGCCGGCGCGATGAAAGCGCCGGCCGGGTGGAGGTGTTGTCCGGCGTGGGCGCGGCCGACCAGGTGCTGGCCGCGCGCTTCGAGAACCTGCGCGAAGGCGCCAAGGCCGTGTTGCTGGCCACGCCCCAAGCGACGGCCTCGGCGTCGGCGCCGGCACTGCGCTGA